Below is a genomic region from Candidatus Methanoperedens sp..
GGATTCGGGAAAAATACGTCGGGCTTTTTCCCTGTTCTCTTCATCCATTTCACTGATATCAATTGGCTTTCCTGATATTTTTTTGTATTCTTTCTCAAGGAGTTCCCTGTGTTCTCCTTCATCTCTTGCGAGCCCTCTGAAAATAGCCTTTGCTTTCTCTTCCTCGACAAGTTCGCTGAATATCGAATAGTATTCCCTGCCGTAGATCTCAATCCCTATTGCCTCTGTCAGAATGTTAAGAAGTATTTCTTGCTGGTTCATATTACTCACCCATTAGAGGTTATTATCAATATATAATAAAGGTATAGGAAAACCATTTACGTTAGTTAGCCAATAAAATGCCACAATG
It encodes:
- a CDS encoding ferritin family protein, with the protein product MNQQEILLNILTEAIGIEIYGREYYSIFSELVEEEKAKAIFRGLARDEGEHRELLEKEYKKISGKPIDISEMDEENREKARRIFPESLEPMGIGETKDVLTLGIRTEKRSIELYSMSAQKTDVQSSKDLFLKLAHFEEGHKETLQDALYYLEQEGSWYGYSPPTIEG